From the genome of bacterium, one region includes:
- a CDS encoding putative metal-dependent hydrolase encodes MEDLRYPIGKFQYAGVATEEQRKLFIANIAETPARLRVAVADLNEEQLKTPYRPEGWTIRQLAHHLPDSHLNAYTRFRLAMTEEQPTIRPYYEDRWAELNDSRNAPIDFSLDLLESLHKRWVYFLESLSESDFSRSFQHPELGLVSLDKNLALYSWHGQHHVAQITSLRVRLDW; translated from the coding sequence GTGGAAGACTTACGTTACCCGATTGGAAAGTTCCAGTATGCGGGAGTTGCAACCGAAGAACAGCGTAAACTATTCATTGCGAATATCGCAGAAACACCTGCTCGACTGCGAGTTGCGGTTGCTGATTTGAATGAGGAACAACTGAAGACTCCTTACCGGCCGGAAGGATGGACGATTCGCCAGCTTGCCCATCATCTCCCGGACAGCCATCTGAATGCCTACACGCGCTTTCGCCTTGCGATGACGGAAGAGCAACCAACGATTCGGCCCTACTACGAAGATCGTTGGGCCGAGCTGAATGATTCACGAAATGCGCCGATTGATTTTTCACTGGACTTATTGGAATCACTTCACAAGAGATGGGTTTACTTCTTGGAATCACTGAGTGAATCAGATTTTTCCAGATCGTTTCAACATCCGGAGTTGGGACTTGTTAGTCTGGACAAGAATCTAGCACTTTACTCCTGGCATGGGCAACATCATGTTGCGCAGATCACATCCCTAAGAGTTCGGCTCGACTGGTAG
- a CDS encoding CPBP family intramembrane metalloprotease — protein MNSEDFQTGQTGPTPEPHREPHLTVLQAVGVVILLFVLQLIIARFFQFSRDSMLSENHWLTLSLTHLVSGLIAAKAGAILAGFTLIALILRPRFQFLLLLPLAVACCGITILASELGNVLHSIKPIPSEYIDFMNQLFAQNFWGVLFTIGIVAPLVEELVFRGVILEGLQIRYGARTGVIISSVLFGLTHIIPWAIVNAFLLGFFFSWLKLKTGSLRLCIIAHAFYNSIPLILSRFAQMQIPGFNTTPGDIAVFQPWWFDLMGVVLLLLGIGGMNALYEPEPPPLPVEPNS, from the coding sequence ATGAATTCCGAAGATTTTCAGACCGGACAAACTGGACCCACGCCCGAACCACATCGAGAGCCTCATCTTACGGTTCTGCAAGCTGTCGGTGTTGTCATTCTATTGTTTGTTCTCCAACTCATCATTGCACGTTTCTTTCAATTCTCCCGAGATTCCATGCTTTCGGAGAATCATTGGTTAACTCTTTCGCTTACACATCTTGTTTCGGGACTGATTGCAGCGAAGGCAGGCGCGATACTTGCCGGGTTTACATTGATCGCTTTGATTCTTCGGCCGCGATTTCAATTTTTGCTTCTGCTGCCTCTTGCCGTTGCTTGCTGTGGCATCACGATTCTTGCATCCGAATTAGGGAACGTATTGCATTCGATAAAACCAATTCCGAGTGAGTACATCGATTTCATGAATCAGCTTTTCGCTCAGAATTTCTGGGGTGTGCTTTTCACGATTGGTATCGTTGCTCCCCTGGTGGAAGAATTGGTTTTTCGGGGTGTGATACTGGAAGGACTTCAGATCCGGTACGGCGCTAGAACGGGGGTAATCATTTCCTCCGTTCTCTTTGGGCTTACGCACATCATTCCCTGGGCAATCGTGAACGCATTTCTGCTGGGTTTTTTCTTTTCCTGGCTAAAACTGAAAACTGGCTCGCTGCGGTTATGCATCATCGCCCATGCCTTTTACAACAGCATTCCGCTGATACTTAGCCGGTTCGCGCAAATGCAGATACCCGGCTTTAATACTACTCCCGGTGACATAGCAGTTTTCCAACCGTGGTGGTTTGATCTCATGGGAGTAGTACTGCTACTGCTTGGAATCGGCGGAATGAACGCGCTCTACGAGCCGGAACCACCGCCGCTACCAGTCGAGCCGAACTCTTAG
- a CDS encoding putative ABC transporter permease, producing the protein MPLPIYVRFLIYGAAGCCFEIIFTGIKSWIGSNFQDWSFRGKSYIWMFPIYGLLAFLFEPVHDALRPVFWLFRGLIYVAGFFAVEFLTGWVLRGITGKCPWDYSGKKLSFKGLIRWDYAPIWFGFCMLMEPFHDLLMRVRIT; encoded by the coding sequence ATGCCGCTTCCGATCTATGTCCGCTTTTTGATCTATGGCGCAGCGGGGTGTTGTTTTGAAATCATTTTTACAGGAATCAAATCCTGGATCGGTTCGAATTTCCAGGATTGGAGCTTTCGTGGAAAAAGCTACATATGGATGTTTCCCATTTACGGACTACTGGCCTTCCTCTTCGAGCCGGTTCATGATGCGTTGCGTCCTGTGTTCTGGCTTTTTCGCGGACTGATTTACGTAGCAGGTTTTTTTGCGGTTGAATTTTTGACTGGATGGGTCCTGCGGGGCATAACTGGAAAATGTCCGTGGGATTATTCAGGCAAAAAGCTCAGCTTCAAAGGACTGATTCGCTGGGATTATGCTCCGATCTGGTTTGGCTTCTGCATGCTGATGGAGCCTTTTCACGATCTGTTAATGCGGGTGAGGATAACTTAG